One genomic region from Arthrobacter pigmenti encodes:
- a CDS encoding aldo/keto reductase, whose amino-acid sequence MSLPRIELAHGFTVSRQGFGGMALTEVYGGTDPEDALRTLHHAVDAGVSFLDTADVYGAGSNEELIGRLLTDRRGEVEIATKFGIEGSPAAGYTGVRGDAAYVRSALEASLQRLGTDVVDLYYMHRRDTTVPIEETVGAMAELVAQGKVRHLGLSEVTADELAAAHAVHPIAAVQSEWSIWSRDVERRVVPAAAKLGVGFVPYSPLGRGFLTGTVQAQSLSDGDFRHRVPRFSGEAMAANASIVEAVQSVAVNTGATPAQVALAWLAAQGQRFGLAVVPIPGTRKPQRIDENLGAVDVELSEADLDALDAAADLVVGERSADATWVSKGRES is encoded by the coding sequence ATGAGCCTTCCACGTATTGAACTTGCACATGGTTTCACGGTCAGCCGGCAGGGCTTCGGCGGCATGGCGCTTACTGAGGTGTACGGCGGGACCGACCCGGAGGATGCGCTGCGGACGCTGCACCATGCGGTCGACGCCGGTGTCAGTTTCCTGGACACTGCGGACGTTTACGGAGCAGGCAGCAATGAAGAACTGATTGGTCGCCTTCTTACTGACCGCCGCGGTGAGGTTGAGATCGCCACGAAGTTCGGGATTGAGGGCAGTCCTGCCGCCGGTTACACCGGTGTCCGCGGCGATGCTGCCTATGTCCGAAGCGCCCTGGAGGCAAGCCTGCAGCGGCTGGGGACCGACGTCGTCGACCTCTACTACATGCATCGGCGGGACACCACTGTGCCTATCGAGGAGACGGTCGGAGCGATGGCCGAGCTGGTCGCTCAAGGAAAGGTCCGGCATCTCGGTCTGTCCGAAGTTACGGCGGACGAGCTAGCAGCAGCCCACGCCGTGCATCCTATTGCCGCGGTGCAGAGCGAATGGTCGATCTGGAGCCGTGACGTTGAACGTCGGGTGGTGCCGGCGGCGGCCAAGCTCGGTGTCGGCTTCGTTCCGTATTCGCCTCTGGGACGGGGTTTCCTTACCGGGACAGTCCAGGCTCAGTCGCTTTCGGACGGGGATTTCCGGCATCGGGTGCCGCGGTTCAGCGGGGAGGCAATGGCGGCGAACGCGTCGATCGTCGAGGCTGTGCAGTCTGTGGCGGTGAATACGGGCGCGACGCCGGCGCAGGTCGCACTCGCGTGGCTTGCGGCGCAGGGTCAGCGCTTCGGGCTGGCTGTGGTGCCGATCCCCGGTACCCGGAAGCCGCAGCGGATCGACGAGAATCTCGGCGCCGTTGACGTCGAGCTCTCCGAAGCGGATCTGGACGCGCTCGACGCCGCTGCCGACCTCGTTGTGGGCGAGCGCAGTGCGGATGCCACCTGGGTTTCGAAGGGCCGTGAGAGCTGA